In a genomic window of Henningerozyma blattae CBS 6284 chromosome 9, complete genome:
- the USO1 gene encoding Uso1p (similar to Saccharomyces cerevisiae USO1 (YDL058W); ancestral locus Anc_4.238) — protein sequence MDIIQGLIQPPKVQSVDETIPTLCDTLENATLLSDRRSAVLALKSFSRQYREYVVASGLKPLVQSLKRDSIDEDMVKAILETLLILFIRGEGDDDLTRNWISQQSRLQNGKYPSPLVMKQEELKPDQFSMWIADALTQNDECIHMIIGLLSSENFHIRLYIIQLLEAVVATRPSRARNAIISLPTGISSLVSLLDDIHEQIRDEAILLLMAVVNDSSHVQKVVAFENIFERLFVIIEEEGGLRGSLVVNDCLSLINNILKYNTSNQTLFLETGNIPKLLYLLNEPLSDKEEFFWNDQRVININTALDIVALMVEPGNTTTKMHQDTLVETNALMVVLRLSFYHNIPKNVRPIALLTAADMIKGNELAQSGFGNIDVPYFNPSLPTDNKNTGMKLVPVVNLLTHWALYANSVHTFPTRSAATALLKSYFEDNSVLQLSFIKNQITEYNNGSTFVDESDDTMNFKCNLFEVLLEYDPDIKLNPYKLYFATDLMMYFFQPDNPASSKIRELSRLIFSEEVSNKSLQGNKKLNIGQNADIGKSTNSKELKNYDEPSNSTNNNGNDSNTDKIDDEDDNDSDDDEKLDAIQTIGELLLTALNAEDIRIPITYLSMLIFWLYGDMEAVNCFLSNKSIIQSLLSFSYQLEGDDITLKCLVTILLGIAYEFSSKDSPFPRKSYFAFVTKTLGQDNYASRVRQFKEDSLYAKTSKEFDILKPLFDETGLPKIYFNTYFFELIDNNYYRIRTALAHSPDVEPFVELSFENFEQIQEECKALKQEINTLGAESQLTIEKLKNDLDALKESHENVTTDFETAKEEYLSVSDNYNKTQKELKDLTINLKVVSEAKENLEKINSQQSNKMERLNDELTQNKEKLSILHKTLDTLKKEKAKAEEGINKMGRELMSLTKEKDFLSNKEKELEKKMKKNSDTFMKEKSSLQQNLHEAGLKIKKLSENLESANKVIDELNSEKRNTDKNLEEWKARFQSHDALVPKLTEKLKSLANSFKDLQIQNEKITEELQASKNSHNTEVSTLTSQVALLNEKISTLISEKNVLNSQIIELEHSLSKSEILSKEALESSLVEKEANEKQILELTTSINELSADKKKNIETLDNLRTELSSCQEDSKTKDSTIINLNNTIKIAEDKLASSESRLEELIKQKGELAKQKDELAKQKDELHKLNVESKDELQKTNDKIAKLSGEHKELKLENTSLIKKSDDCKILHKTEVASLQEKIKSLDGELKRKDENFHESEEKLVHKNDIMKDKLSTQESLLKQLESDKESLKSNIESHLEKIEEQKQEILKLQDEYSSLESDSLNSSKEKENVTLLLDEANNKNENLKSELEKARADLIDLKSNLDETNLNSQRISEEKENLSKKIKKFEDEILSIKKERETSKQKTQEQIMELQKSIKSRNEEFERERKLLNEGSNTATKEYSAKVSELEDKLDALKAEYSLEKDKLVTNSDSLRESNERLEDQLEEKSNELHLAKEDAKIQNEKIKNIELKLKTQANSNESKLKDYMGNIDSLKKELLGKEKALGILQSQLESQLSVVSEKDTEIADIRKQLKNSNIKLNEKEVSEKLAKSAAEDLAAIKESELSKIKEDMKTLRSDYDGKIKVITSLELKLSEFKTLSEDYSSLKDKLGNLENDLKDSKASFQEKKTEAAEYKQTVENLAKEKEKLTNDLSNLTERVNSCETAIQLKDKEAIEAKNRHEELAVSKDEELIQLRKEIEELKASNSKLHAQANDKSEVDELMILVNDLDEKNTKYLAKLEELGITLSSDEEDTDDEEEEDASGDESN from the coding sequence ATGGATATTATTCAAGGGCTTATCCAGCCTCCAAAGGTCCAATCTGTAGATGAAACAATTCCTACTTTATGTGATACATTAGAGAATGCTACTCTCTTAAGTGATAGAAGATCTGCAGTTCTAGCATTGAAGTCATTTAGCCGTCAATATAGAGAGTATGTGGTTGCATCTGGTTTGAAGCCATTAGTACAGAGTCTTAAGAGAGATAGCattgatgaagatatgGTAAAAGCTATTTTAGAGACTTTATTGATCTTGTTTATTAGGGGTGAaggtgatgatgatttaacTAGAAACTGGATATCTCAGCAATCACGATTACAAAACGGTAAATATCCATCTCCCTTAGTGATGAAACAGGAAGAATTAAAACCCGATCAATTTTCAATGTGGATTGCAGATGCTCTAACACAGAATGACGAATGTATTCATATGATTATCGGTTTATTAAGTTCtgaaaattttcatatCCGTCTTTATATCATTCAATTACTGGAAGCTGTCGTTGCTACCAGACCATCTAGAGCTAGAAATGCCATAATATCGCTACCTACTGGTATTTCATCATtagtttcattattagaCGATATTCATGAGCAAATTAGAGATGAGGCTATTTTACTGTTGATGGCTGTTGTTAATGATTCTTCGCACGTTCAAAAAGTTGTTGCTTTTGAAAACATTTTTGAAAGACTTTTTGTAATTATTGAGGAAGAAGGTGGTCTGAGAGGTTCTCTAGTAGTCAATGACtgtttatcattaataaataacattttaaaatataatacttCAAATCAAACTTTGTTTTTAGAAACTGGAAATATTCCTAAActtctatatttattaaatgagCCATTATCggataaagaagaattctTTTGGAATGATCAAAGAgtcattaatattaacacAGCTTTAGATATTGTAGCTTTAATGGTGGAACCGGGTAATACTACTACTAAAATGCATCAAGATACCTTAGTTGAAACTAATGCTCTAATGGTAGTTTTACGTTTATCATTCTATCATAATATACCAAAAAATGTAAGACCAATTGCATTATTAACTGCTGCCGATATGATTAAGGGTAATGAGCTTGCTCAATCAGGTTTTGGCAATATCGATGTTCCCTATTTTAATCCATCCTTACCAacagataataaaaacacCGGGATGAAACTAGTTCCTGTAGTAAACTTATTGACTCATTGGGCACTATATGCTAATTCGGTACATACTTTTCCTACAAGATCAGCAGCTACTGCTCtattaaaatcatattttgaagataatTCTGTTTTGCAACtatcttttattaaaaatcaaattacaGAATATAATAACGGCTCAACTTTTGTCGATGAATCAGACGATACAATGAACTTTAAatgtaatttatttgaagtaTTATTGGAGTACGACcctgatattaaattaaaccCATATAAACTCTATTTTGCTACTGATTTAATGATGTATTTTTTCCAACCTGATAATCCAGCAAGTTCTAAAATCAGGGAGCTAAGCAGACTGATATTTTCAGAAGAAGTAAGCAACAAATCACTACAGGgcaataaaaaattaaatataggCCAGAATGCTGATATAGGTAAATCTACTAACTCTAAAGAGTTAAAGAACTATGATGAACCATCAAATAGcaccaataataatggtaatgatAGTAATACCGATAAaatagatgatgaagatgataatgatagcgatgatgatgaaaaattggaTGCAATTCAAACAATTGGTGAATTGTTACTTACTGCATTGAATGCTGAAGATATTCGTATCCCTATTACTTATCTTTCAATGCTAATCTTTTGGTTATATGGCGATATGGAAGCAGTGAATTGCTTCTTATCTAATAAATCCATTATTCAATCGTTATTGTCATTCTCATATCAGTTAGAAGGTGATGATATCACACTAAAATGCTTAGTTACAATATTACTGGGTATAGCATATGAATTCTCTTCTAAAGATTCTCCTTTTCCCAGAAAAAGTTATTTTGCGTTTGTAACAAAAACCTTAGGCCAGGACAATTATGCTTCAAGAGTAAGGCAATTTAAAGAAGATTCATTATATGCAAAAACTTCGAAGGAGTTTGATATTCTCAAGCctttatttgatgaaaCTGGGCTTCCAAAAATTTACTTTAATACTTATTTCTTCGAACTAATTGacaataattattatagaaTCAGAACAGCTCTAGCTCATAGCCCTGATGTCGAGCCCTTTGTCGAACTTTCTTTTGAAAACTTCGAACAAATTCAAGAGGAATGCAAGGCAttaaaacaagaaattaataCGCTAGGGGCTGAATCTCAATTGACTATTGAAAAGTTAAAGAACGATTTAGATGCTTTAAAAGAAAGCCATGAAAATGTTACGACTGATTTTGAGACCGCGAAAGAGGAATATCTATCAGTATCTGATAATTATAACAAAACTCAGAAAGAGCTAAAGGATCTAACTATCAACTTAAAAGTAGTCAGCGaagcaaaagaaaatttggaaaaaattaacagCCAGCAAAGCAATAAAATGGAACGTCTTAATGACGAATTAACacaaaacaaagaaaaattatcaatactACATAAAACATTAGATACgctaaaaaaagaaaaagcaaaagcTGAGGAAGGTATCAATAAAATGGGAAGAGAATTGATGTCTTTAACTAAAGAGAAAGATTTTCTatctaataaagaaaaagaattagaaaaaaaaatgaaaaaaaattcagatACTTTCATGAAAGAGAAATCCTCTCTCCAACAAAATCTACATGAAGCTGGACTGAAGATTAAAAAGTTATCAGAAAATTTAGAAAGTGCCAATAAGGTTATTGACGAATTAAATTCTGAAAAAAGGAATactgataaaaatttagaagaaTGGAAGGCTAGATTCCAAAGTCATGATGCTCTTGTTCCAAAACTTACCGAGAAACTAAAATCCTTAGCTAATAGTTTCAAAGATctacaaattcaaaatgaaaaaattacagAAGAATTACAGGCTTCTAAAAATAGTCATAATACTGAGGTTTCGACTTTAACATCACAAGTAGCTTTGCTCAACGAAAAAATATCTACTTTGATTTCAGAAAAAAATGTGCTAAATAGTCAAATTATTGAGTTAGAACACAGTCTATCTAAGTCTGAAATATTATCCAAAGAAGCCTTAGAATCCTCTCTCGTCGAAAAAGAAGcaaatgaaaaacaaattttgGAGTTAACTACCTCGATTAATGAATTGTCTGCtgataaaaagaaaaacattGAAACTCTTGATAATTTAAGAACTGAATTATCTTCCTGTCAGGAGGattcaaaaacaaaagatagcacaattatcaatttgaataatactATAAAAATAGCAGAAGATAAATTAGCAAGTTCTGAATCACGATTAGAAGAATTGATAAAACAGAAGGGTGAATTAGCAAAGCAAAAGGATGAATTAGCAAAGCAAAAGGATGAATTGCATAAGTTGAACGTTGAATCAAAGGATGAACTTCAAAAAactaatgataaaattgcAAAATTATCAGGAGAAcataaagaattgaaacTTGAAAATacttcattaattaaaaaatcagacgattgtaaaatattgcATAAGACTGAGGTGGCATCTTTACaggaaaaaattaaatctttagATGGGGagttaaaaagaaaagatgaaaattttcatgagtcagaagaaaaattagttcataaaaatgatataatgaaagataaattatctaCGCAAGAATCATTACTCAAACAACTGGAATCAGACAAGGAGTCCTTGAAAAGTAATATTGAATCTCATTTAGAGAAAATAGAAGAACAAAAGCAGGAGATATTAAAACTACAAGATGAATATTCTTCTCTAGAATCTGATTCCTTGAATTCTTcgaaagaaaaagaaaatgtaACCCTTCTTTTAGATGaagctaataataaaaatgagaACTTGAAATCAGAATTGGAAAAAGCTAGGGCTGACCTAATTGATCTGAAATCTAACTTAGATGAAACTAACCTGAATTCTCAAAGGATTTCTGAGGAGAAGGAAAATTTATCCaagaaaattaagaaatttgaGGATGAAATCTTATCTATCAAAAAGGAAAGAGAAACTTCAAAACAGAAAACACAGGAACAGATAATGGAGTTacaaaaatcaataaaatcaagaaatgaagaatttgagagagaaagaaaattattgaacGAGGGATCTAATACTGCAACAAAGGAATATTCTGCAAAAGTGTCTGAATTAGAAGACAAGCTTGATGCCTTGAAAGCGGAATATTCTCTAGAGAAAGATAAATTAGTAACTAACTCAGACTCATTGCGTGAATCTAATGAAAGATTGGAAGATCAATTGGAGGAAAAGTCAAATGAACTGCATTTAGCAAAAGAAGATGCTAAGATTCAAAacgaaaaaattaaaaatattgagtTAAAACTTAAAACTCAAGCAAACTCTAATGAGTCCAAACTAAAAGACTACATGGGAAATATTGACTCTTTGAAAAAGGAGTTATTAGGCAAGGAGAAGGCCTTAGGCATATTGCAATCTCAGTTAGAATCTCAATTGTCAGTTGTCTCAGAAAAGGATACAGAAATAGCAGATATTCGTAAACAActaaaaaattctaatattaagTTAAATGAGAAGGAAGTAAGTGAAAAGTTGGCAAAATCAGCAGCGGAAGACTTAGCCGCTATAAAAGAATCAGAGctatcaaaaataaaggaAGATATGAAAACTCTAAGATCCGACTACGACGGTAAGATAAAAGTTATCACTTCTTTAGAGCTAAAACTAAGtgaatttaaaactttGTCAGAGGACTATTCTTCactaaaagataaattgggtaatttggaaaatgatTTGAAGGATTCTAAAGCATCATTTCAGGAAAAGAAAACGGAGGCAGCTGAGTATAAGCAAACTGTTGAAAACTTAGCtaaagaaaaggaaaagcTAACTAATGATCTGTCTAACTTGACTGAACGTGTAAATTCTTGTGAAACTGCAATACAACTGAAAGATAAAGAAGCTATAGAAGCCAAAAATAGACATGAAGAATTAGCAGTCTCcaaagatgaagaattgaTTCAATTAAGAAAAGAGATCGAAGAACTAAAAGCATCTAATTCTAAACTTCACGCCCAAGCAAATGATAAATCAGAAGTTGATGAACTAATGATATTAGTCAATGATTTAGATGAGAAGAACACCAAATATCTTGCAAAATTGGAAGAATTGGGTATAACCCTTTCTTCAGATGAAGAGGACACCGATGACGAGGAGGAAGAGGATGCTAGTGGGGATGAAAGTAATTAA
- the RAD59 gene encoding Rad59p (similar to Saccharomyces cerevisiae RAD59 (YDL059C); ancestral locus Anc_4.239) encodes MTSRVSHNITYSTTKYKAAAGLSLGDFDIIEDWEGRPASLWSVQRIGNLQSQIEKYTYGIRQQRQGRKGLECIGLSRLIPKHLLITFANKSFGYDGWVLDLISVTVKEAIEHSEKIGDKATEREETMYTVVANAEVRVTLKDGTNTTARATERCTLSSKGECFSRVKKMAANSAFKNAILNFENIVLDHAIKVEGKYYTDNLYKPQIKKEELGLQNTIS; translated from the coding sequence ATGACATCACGAGTCTCTCATAACATTACTTACTCCActacaaaatataaagctGCTGCTGGCTTAAGTCTTGGAGACTTTGATATTATAGAGGACTGGGAAGGTAGGCCAGCATCTTTATGGTCAGTACAGAGAATAGGTAATTTGCAAAGCCAAATAGAGAAATATACTTATGGTATACGCCAACAAAGACAAGGTAGGAAAGGATTGGAGTGTATAGGACTTAGTCGTCTCATACCTAAACATCTACTTATAACATTTGCCAATAAGTCATTTGGGTATGATGGATGGGTACTGGATTTGATTTCTGTTACTGTTAAAGAAGCTATAGAACATTCCGAGAAAATTGGGGACAAAGCCACTGAGCGAGAAGAAACTATGTACACTGTGGTAGCTAATGCAGAGGTGAGAGTCACTCTGAAGGATGGCACGAACACAACTGCACGTGCGACAGAAAGATGTACTTTATCATCAAAAGGCGAATGTTTTAGTagagttaaaaaaatggcAGCCAACTCAGCCTTCAAAAATgcaatattaaatttcgaaaatattgttttggACCATGCTATTAAAGTTGaaggaaaatattatacagATAATTTGTATAAACCACAAATTAAGAAGGAGGAGCTAGGACTGCAAAACACTATTTcctaa
- the IKI3 gene encoding Elongator subunit IKI3 (similar to Saccharomyces cerevisiae IKI3 (YLR384C); ancestral locus Anc_4.240), which yields MRNLITLNKGKLHPLASTVPEEEASSFKLVDSTFDVITDSITVVLFDDHSQIYEIQQYMKDGTKLILATFSATNLDDTLLSFAHFPDLNQLIFVFKLGDILTATYDSVNYNYQDTVIEIVGSIDDGIAAASWSYDEETLVLVTNANNVVLLSKNFDPINEYHMELDDLKMSKHVTVGWGKKETQFRGTGAKAMEREAFASLKASGLVGSELRDPTMPYMVDTGKITELDNKNAYISWRGDCEYFVVSTVDAAVSEETDQSVERRVLRVFTREGELDSASEPVDGMERHTSWKPQGSLIASIQRRMHSADDNSLDLIFFERNGLRHGEFDTRLPLNEQVNSLTWNNTSDILTIVLQDRIQLWTTKNYHWYLKQEIYSENINFAKWHPEKDFTLLFGNENEVNILDFAYKTTVGPTLEPFDNGTTLVIDCTTVNITPLAMANVPPPIYFRDFETPENVIDVATSLSNEIYAAINRNALVLASVVSMGDMKKGQHPQTRCILPKTDFASEFDTLRQVAFVKDSVVAILLDSDNLSRIVLINVENIDSPTVMNVVETFDKIILLKTSFDYNFFVYETRDGSIMQLDLEGQFTPITKFPQLVRDFRVIRVDNQHSTLEYEDDVLNKWNSQHPELVAFGITNTGKLFANDVQLTNAVTSLEVTNSFLLFTTVQNNLQFVHLNSTQFKPLPIVEEGVIDERVRAIERGSILVNSMPTKGAVVLQAPRGNLETICPRIMVLASVRKSIKEKNYKVAFTACRTHRIHLDILHDYDPELFYENLKLFIDQIEKVSYLDLFISCLVDEDVSKTKYKETLNIDISEPYEMEAAELTEMQLYLKKKFYDPSKSKINKICKAILKVLLNDSHYKKKYIQSIITAYSSQKPSNVEGALSLITALNDKEEKESCLTYLCFLQDINVLYKEALALYDVKLSLAVAQKSQMDPREYLPFLQNLFDNEPLRRRFLIDDYLKNYEKALEALVESSKDETNVNQEIQEYVDTHCLYKNALDIYRHDTSKQNVIYRSFARHLSSKQEYSEAAMIFEMLGQYKEAMEAYIFSKRWQEALSIATDKFPDQIISVADDLVSTLTFEHKYVDAAEIYLKFLDNIEEAISCYCRSYNYATACLTASSNKMPDLIEKIIDPGLGEGYGTVAELLADCKGQINSQLRRLKELRTKKEEDPYAFYGQETEQADDVSIAPSETSTKDSFFTRYTGKTGGTAKTGVSRRTSKNKRREERKRARGKKGTIYEEEYLVKSIGRLIERLDQTRPDAAKLIDGLCRRNKREQAYQIQKTFIEVLDLLKDNVEEIYTISEKDRERINENGEIYYIPEIPVPEIKDFEKNKIVDY from the coding sequence ATGCGTAATCTAATTACACTCAATAAGGGTAAACTACACCCCTTGGCATCTACTGTACCAGAGGAAGAAGCTAGTTCGTTTAAATTAGTTGATTCTACATTTGATGTCATTACCGATAGTATAACTGTGGTTCTTTTTGATGATCATTCTCAAATATATGAGATACAACAATATATGAAAGATGGTACTAAGCTCATCTTAGCTACATTTAGTGCAACAAACCTGGATGATACGCTTTTATCCTTTGCACATTTCCCAGATCTAAACCAACTTatctttgtttttaaaCTTGGTGACATTTTGACTGCTACTTATGACTCagttaattataattatcagGATACAGTTATTGAAATTGTAGGCTCCATAGATGATGGAATTGCAGCTGCAAGTTGGTCATATGATGAAGAAACCCTAGTATTAGTTACTAATGCCAATAATGTTGTTTTATTGAGTAAAAATTTTGACCCTATTAATGAATATCACATGGAATTAGACGATCTAAAGATGTCTAAACATGTCACCGTTGGTTGGggtaaaaaagaaactcAATTTAGAGGTACAGGTGCCAAAGCCATGGAAAGAGAAGCCTTCGCAAGTTTGAAGGCTTCTGGCCTTGTTGGTTCGGAATTAAGAGATCCAACTATGCCATATATGGTCGATACAGGTAAGATAACCgaattagataataaaaacgCATATATATCTTGGAGAGGGGATTGTGAGTATTTTGTTGTTTCTACAGTTGATGCTGCTGTCTCAGAGGAAACCGATCAATCCGTCGAAAGAAGAGTTCTTCGAGTATTCACCCGTGAAGGTGAATTGGATAGTGCTTCCGAACCAGTAGATGGCATGGAACGTCATACTAGTTGGAAGCCACAAGGTTCTTTAATAGCATCTATTCAACGCCGTATGCATTCAGCTGATGATAACTCACTAGACTTAATATTCTTCGAAAGAAATGGTCTAAGGCATGGCGAATTTGATACCAGATTACCATTGAATGAGCAAGTTAACTCCTTGACTTGGAATAATACTTCAGATATATTAACCATTGTTTTGCAAGATAGAATCCAGTTATGGACCACCAAGAATTATCATTGGTACTTAAAACAGGAAATCTATAGTGAGAATATTAACTTCGCAAAATGGCATCCAGAAAAGGATTTCACATTATTATTCGGTAATGAGAATGAAGTTAATATTCTAGATTTCGCCTACAAAACAACAGTGGGCCCAACTTTAGAACCATTTGATAATGGTACTACCTTGGTAATTGATTGTACTACTGTCAACATAACTCCTTTAGCAATGGCTAACGTTCCACCTCCGATTTATTTTAGGGACTTTGAGACTCCCGAAAACGTAATTGATGTTGCTACAAGCTTATCTAATGAAATTTATGCTGCTATTAATAGGAACGCATTAGTATTGGCTTCTGTCGTAAGTATGGGGGATATGAAAAAAGGCCAACATCCTCAAACCAGATGTATTTTACCAAAAACTGACTTTGCTAGTGAATTTGACACCCTTCGTCAAGTTGCTTTTGTAAAAGATTCCGTTGTTGCTATATTATTGGATTCAGACAATCTTTCAAGGATCGTACTAATTAAtgttgaaaatattgactCACCTACTGTTATGAATGTTGTTGAAACATTTGATAagattattcttttaaaaaccTCTTTcgattataatttttttgtttacgAAACTAGAGATGGCTCTATTATGCAATTAGATTTAGAAGGTCAATTCACGccaattacaaaattccCACAATTAGTTCGTGATTTCAGGGTTATTAGAGTCGATAACCAACATTCTACTCTTGAATATGAGGATGACGTATTGAATAAATGGAATTCCCAACATCCAGAATTGGTTGCATTTGGTATTACAAATACAGGTAAACTGTTTGCTAATGATGTTCAATTAACTAATGCAGTTACTTCTCTAGAAGTAACAAactcatttttattattcacaACTGtccaaaataatttacaatttgTTCATTTGAACTCTACTCAATTCAAACCCTTGCCTATCGTAGAAGAAGGTGTAATCGATGAGAGAGTTCGTGCCATTGAAAGGGGCTCTATTTTGGTTAATTCGATGCCAACTAAAGGTGCAGTGGTTTTACAAGCTCCACGTGGTAACTTAGAAACAATTTGTCCAAGAATTATGGTTTTAGCAAGTGTTCGTAAAAgcattaaagaaaaaaactaCAAAGTTGCTTTCACAGCATGTCGTACACATAGAATTCATCTTGACATTCTGCATGATTATGACCCTGAATTGTTTTatgaaaatttgaaattattcattGATCAAATTGAGAAAGTTTCTTATTtggatttatttatatcatGCCTAGTTGATGAAGATGTCTCTAAAACGAAATACAAAGAAACTTTAAACATTGATATAAGCGAACCTTATGAAATGGAGGCAGCAGAATTGACCGAAATGCAactatatttaaaaaagaagttTTATGATccttcaaaatcaaaaatcaataaaatctGTAAAgctattttaaaagttctattaaatgattctcactataaaaaaaaatatatccaATCTATTATTACAGCATACTCGTCTCAAAAGCCATCAAACGTTGAGGGTGctttatcattaattacAGCATTAAATGATAAGGAAGAAAAGGAGTCATGCTTGACTTATCTATGCTTCTTACAAGATATTAATGTTCTTTATAAAGAAGCATTAGCCTTGTATGATGTTAAACTGTCCTTGGCTGTTGCTCAGAAATCTCAAATGGATCCTCGTGAATATTTACCTTTCCTACAAAATTTGTTCGACAATGAACCTTTACGTCGTAGATTTTTGATTGATGATTACTTGAAGAACTATGAAAAAGCTTTGGAGGCGTTAGTTGAATCATCAAAAGACGAAACAAATGTCAATCaagaaattcaagaatATGTTGATACTCATTGTTTATATAAGAATGCTCTGGATATATACCGTCATGATACTTCCAAACAAAATGTGATTTATAGAAGTTTTGCTAGACACCTTTCTTCTAAACAAGAGTATTCTGAAGCTGCAATGATTTTCGAAATGCTTGGGCAATACAAGGAGGCAATGGAAGCTTACATATTCAGCAAGAGATGGCAGGAGGCCTTAAGCATTGCTACAGATAAATTTCCAGATCAAATTATATCCGTTGCCGATGATTTAGTGTCTACTTTGACATTTGAACACAAGTATGTTGATGCCGCcgaaatatatttgaaatttcttgATAATATCGAAGAAGCTATTTCTTGCTATTGTAGGTCTTATAACTATGCCACAGCCTGTCTAACTGcatcttctaataaaatgcctgatttaattgaaaagattATTGACCCTGGACTGGGAGAAGGCTACGGTACAGTTGCTGAATTGCTCGCAGATTGTAAAGGTCAGATCAATTCTCAACTAAGAagattaaaagaattaagaacaaaaaaagaagaggATCCATATGCATTTTATGGTCAAGAAACGGAACAAGCAGACGATGTATCTATTGCTCCATCTGAAACGTCAACAAAAGATTCATTTTTTACGAGATATACTGGGAAAACTGGTGGTACAGCCAAAACAGGTGTTTCGAGACGtacttcaaaaaataagCGCCGTGAAGAGCGTAAGAGGGCTCGTGGGAAGAAAGGTACGATTTATGAAGAGGAGTATTTGGTAAAATCAATTGGTAGATTAATTGAAAGATTAGACCAGACCAGACCAGATGCTGCTAAATTAATAGATGGTCTTTGCAGAAGAAACAAAAGAGAACAAGCTTATCAAATCCAAAAAACATTTATTGAAGTTTTAGATCTATTAAAGGATAATGtagaagaaatatatactaTAAGTGAAAAAGATAGAGaaagaattaatgaaaacGGAGAAATTTACTACATACCTGAAATCCCTGTGCCAGAAATTAAGGATTTcgaaaagaataaaatcgtggattattaa
- the TBLA0I02930 gene encoding 40S ribosomal protein uS14 (similar to Saccharomyces cerevisiae RPS29B (YDL061C) and RPS29A (YLR388W); ancestral locus Anc_4.245), which translates to MAHENVWYSHPRRFGKGSRQCRVCSSHTGLIRKYGLNICRQCFRERANDIGFYKYR; encoded by the coding sequence ATGGCTCACGAAAACGTCTGGTACTCACATCCAAGAAGATTCGGTAAAGGTTCCCGTCAATGCCGTGTCTGTTCCTCCCACACTGGTTTAATCAGAAAGTACGGTTTGAACATCTGTCGTCAATGTTTCAGAGAAAGAGCTAATGACATTGGTTTCTACAAGTACCGTTAA